The region GCGTCGGTGTCGAGCACCTCGACGGTCTTGCCGCTGTAGGTGTGCAGCACGTCGGAGGGGCGCTGGGCGCTGCCGGAGGGCATGTTCTCGGCCAGGCAGAGGTAGCCGACCACGTTGACGGGCAGGCCCAGCCGGGCGATCGCGAGAAGCGCGCCGAACACGGCGCCCGCGCCGCCCATGTCGGACTTCATCCAGTCCATCGCGGCGCTGGGCTTGAGGGACAGGCCGCCGGAGTCGAATGTGATGCCCTTGCCGACGAAGGCCACCTTCTTGGAGGCATCGGGGTGGCTGTAGGCGAGGCGGACCAGGCGGGGCGGGTTGACCGACCCCTGGCCGACGCCCACGATGCCGCCGAACCCCTCCTCCTTGAGCCGCACCTCGTCCCAGACCTCCACCGAGAGGCCGGCCTCGCCGCCCTTCTCCTGCGCGATCTCGGCGAAGCGCGCGGGCCACAGGTCGGACGGCGGCGTGTTCACCAGATCGCGGACGAGGGTGACCGACTCGGCGACCGTCGCCGAGCGCTCGGCGGCCTCCTCGGCCCCGGCCGCGCCGGACAGGACGACGATCTCGCCGACGGGCGGCCTGCGGTCGCCGCCGGTGCGGTATCGCGTGAAGTCGTAGGCCCCCAGCAGGCCGCCCAGCGCCACGGCCGCCGCCTCCGCGGCCGTACGGGCGGGCAGGGCCAGCGCCGCGGACGGCGTGCCGGCGAGCGATCGTACGGCCGCACCGGCCGCCCGGCGCAGGGTTTCCTGGTCGTAGTCGCCCTCGGGCGCATCGCCCAGGCCGACGGCGACGGCGAGGGGAGCGGGCAGCGCGCCGAAGGTCGGAAGTTTCACGACCTCCTCGGGCTTGCCCGTGAACCCCATCGCCGTGAGGATCTCGGCCAGCCGGCCGTCCAGGGCCTGGTCGAGGCCTTCGCCGCCCGGGGCCGTGCGTGGGCCGTCGGGGGTCGTATGGATGCCGACTATGAGGGCGCCGGTCTCGGTGGAGACCGCGTCAGACGCGTTGATACGCACTGTGGTCACGTGAGCCGATGCTAGCTGGGCTTACTCGGCTACGCATAAACGAGGGGTCATCCCATCTATTGCCGCGATGGATAGTGCTGTTGGAAACAGCACCAACCGGCAAATAATGCTAATGTGGCTAGCACCATGTTGCTCACGCTCGATCTCAACGACCCACGTCCCCTGCACGAGCAGGTGAGCGCGGCCATCAAGCGCGCGATCACCACCGGGGACGTCACGCCCGGCGACCGGCTGCCGCCGGCCCGGGACCTGGCCGCCGCACTGGGGGTCAACGCCAACACGGTCCTGCGGTCGCTGCGCGAACTGCGGGACGAGGGCCTGCTGGAGTTCCGCCGGGGGCGCGGCGTGTCCGTGCTCCGGCGGCCCGACGGGCGTGCGGCGCTCCGGACCCGCGTTCGCGACCTGCTCGACGAGGCCGCCCACTACGGGTTCGGTCCCGGAGACGTTCTCGCCATCGTGAAGGAACTCATGGAGGAATCGCCATGACCCACCCGCACCGGACCACCTCCGACCGGGGCGTCCGCGCCCGCTTCCTCCTGGCCGCCGCGGCCTGGACCGTCCTGGTCGCCGCCGTGCTCCTGGCGGTGCCGCTGGCGTTCCCCGGCCGGCTCCCCGATCCCCTCGCCGGCCACTGGGGGCCGTCCGGGCGGCCCGACCGGTCCATGCCGTTGTCCGCGCTGACGCTCGCCGCCCTGGTGTGGGTCGTGGTCGTGGGGGGCTGCATCGTCGGGCTGGCGCGGGTGCGGGGGGAGATCCGCAGGGTGACGCGCACCTGGTACGCCGCCGGGCTGGGCTGGCTCGGCGGCTTCCTGATCGGCCTTCAGGCGGTCACGGTCGCCGCCAACCTCGACCGGGACGACTGGACCCGCGCGGCCTCGCTGAACTGGCAGGTCGCTGTGGTGGTCGCGGGCGCGTTCGTGCTCGGGGCGCTGGGCTGGCTCGCCGGGCGGCTCGGCCCGGACGACGCGCCGCGGGAGGAGGAGGCGCCGGGCCCGCTGATCGACCTCGATCCCCGGAAGCGGCCGGTCTGGGTGTCCACCGCCACGGCGCCCTGGGCGGTGGCGGTGGGGGTCGCGGCGTTCGCGGCGGCGCTGTCGTTCGCGGCCGCCGCCCTGTGGGGCCTCGCCCCCGCGGGCTGGTCCACCGTCCTCCCGCTCGCCGTGGTCGGCGTGATCAGCCTGGCGGTGTCGTCGGTCTCCGTACGGATCGCATCCGAAGGGCTGACCATGTCGTTCGGCCCGCTGCGGTGGCCCTCGCGGACCATCCGGCTGGACCGGATCGAGCGGGCCTGGATGGAGCGGAGGTCTCCTCTGCAGGTGGGCGGATGGGGCATCCGCGGCCTGCCGGGCATGGCCACGATCATGATCCGCGGAGGCGAGTGCCTGGTCCTGCGCGACCCCTCCGGCGGGCAGCTCGCCATCAGCGTGGACGACGCCGAGACCGGCGCCGCCCTGCTCAACGCCCTCGCCGCCCGCAAGACCGCCTGAAGGTGATGACCGTGATCCGGCGCCACGCCGATGTCCTGCTCTTCCTCCTCGTCGCGTTCGGGGCCTCGTGGCTGATCGCGCTGCCCCTCTGGCTGGGGGCCGTACGGCTCGCCACGCCGGCCTTCGCGCTGGTCGGGGGGCTTATGATGCTGACGCCCTCCCTCGGCGTACTGGCCGTGCGGGTCCTGCGGCGGCGCGGCACGCCGCTGAAGGAGTGGGCGCGGACGACCGGGCTCACGCTCGGACCGGACCGGGGAAGGACCGCCGCGCTCCTGGTGACGGCCCTGCTCGGCGTGCCGCTTCTCGTGGCCGTCGCCCTCCTGATCAGCGCCGCCGCCGGCATGATGAGCCTCGATTTCGCGGGGCTGAGCCTGTTCCGCGAGCAGCTGGGCGCGGCCCTCGACCGGGTGCCGCTGGAGCCGCCGGTCCTGTATGCCGTGCAGGCCGTGCAGGCCGTGCTGATCGCCCCGTTCATCAACGCGATCCCCGCGCTCGGGGAGGAGTGGGGCTGGCGGGGCTGGCTGCTGCCGCGCCTGCTCGGCGACCCCGCCGTCACGCCCCTGCCCGCCCCTGGGCACGTCGGCGCCGGGAACGCGGGGGTCACGAACACCGGCACCGAGGTTCCGGGCGCCGGGGACGGGGTCGCGGGGGAGCGGCGCGGACGCCGGGTGTGGCCCGCACTGGTGCTTTCCGGAGTGATCTGGGGTCTCTGGCACGCTCCCCTCACGCTGAAGGGATACAACTACCCGGCACTCGGCGCCTGGGCGGCCGCGCTGTTCGTCGGCTTCTGCGTCGTCTTCGGGGCGCTGCTCGGCTGGATGCGGCTGCGCTCGCGCAGCGTGTGGCCCGCGGCCATCGCACACGGCTCGTTGAACGCGGTGTCGGGCCTGGCGCTGCTCCTCGGCGACGCGGACGCCCCGCCGAACCCGGCGCTCGCCGGGATCACCGGGATCGTCGGCTGGGCGCTGCTCGCGGTCGTCGTCTTCGTCGCCTTCCGCCTGCGTCCGGTGTCCGCGCCGCGCTGACCCGCCCAGCCGGGTCAGGCGTCAGACGAGGACGGCGGCGGCCAGCAGCGTCGCCGTCGTGGCCGTCTCCACCAGGGCGCCGAGCACGTCGCCCGTGATGCCGCCCAGTCGCCGTACGGCCCGGCGGCGCAGCAGGGCGGCGGACACCAGCCCGGCGGCCATCGCCAGGAGCAGGCCGGCGGTGACGCTGAGACACGGATCGTCCGAGAGGCGGTACAGCAGACCGGCGGGCTCCGCTCCCGCGTAGGCGACCGTCACCGCGACGAGACCGGCGAGAGCCACGACGGCAGCGGTGACCACGGTCGCCGCGACGGCCGCGCTCCGCCGTACGGTGCCCGCGACCAGAGCGCCGAGGCCGCCCGGCCGGGCGGCGGGCACCCCCGCGCGGCAGGCCCAGGTGACGGCGAGCCTGCCGGTCGCGGTGGCCGTCACCAGCACGGCCCAGGCGAACGGCCCGGCCCGCTGGAGCGTCGCGACCTGGAGAAGCAGGGTGATCAGGAGGGTGACGACCCCGAACGGCCCGATGTCGGAGCGCTTCATCACGTCGAGCGCCCCCCGGGCCGGCTTTCCGCTGCCGAGCCCGTCGGCCAGGTCCGCGAGGCCGTCGAGGTGCAGGGCCCGGGTCAGCCAGGCGAGCGTCC is a window of Microbispora sp. NBC_01189 DNA encoding:
- a CDS encoding leucyl aminopeptidase; its protein translation is MTTVRINASDAVSTETGALIVGIHTTPDGPRTAPGGEGLDQALDGRLAEILTAMGFTGKPEEVVKLPTFGALPAPLAVAVGLGDAPEGDYDQETLRRAAGAAVRSLAGTPSAALALPARTAAEAAAVALGGLLGAYDFTRYRTGGDRRPPVGEIVVLSGAAGAEEAAERSATVAESVTLVRDLVNTPPSDLWPARFAEIAQEKGGEAGLSVEVWDEVRLKEEGFGGIVGVGQGSVNPPRLVRLAYSHPDASKKVAFVGKGITFDSGGLSLKPSAAMDWMKSDMGGAGAVFGALLAIARLGLPVNVVGYLCLAENMPSGSAQRPSDVLHTYSGKTVEVLDTDAEGRLVLIDGIARATEDAPDVIIDVATLTGAQIVALGWRTAGVMANDDALREEVVRIAGEQGEGAWGMPLPAELRKGLDSAVADIANLQPERWGSMLAAGIFLREFVPQGVRWAHVDMAGPAFNKGEPHGYTPKGGTGALTRTLVAIAERYAGNGTSARTV
- a CDS encoding GntR family transcriptional regulator; protein product: MASTMLLTLDLNDPRPLHEQVSAAIKRAITTGDVTPGDRLPPARDLAAALGVNANTVLRSLRELRDEGLLEFRRGRGVSVLRRPDGRAALRTRVRDLLDEAAHYGFGPGDVLAIVKELMEESP
- a CDS encoding CPBP family intramembrane glutamic endopeptidase — encoded protein: MIRRHADVLLFLLVAFGASWLIALPLWLGAVRLATPAFALVGGLMMLTPSLGVLAVRVLRRRGTPLKEWARTTGLTLGPDRGRTAALLVTALLGVPLLVAVALLISAAAGMMSLDFAGLSLFREQLGAALDRVPLEPPVLYAVQAVQAVLIAPFINAIPALGEEWGWRGWLLPRLLGDPAVTPLPAPGHVGAGNAGVTNTGTEVPGAGDGVAGERRGRRVWPALVLSGVIWGLWHAPLTLKGYNYPALGAWAAALFVGFCVVFGALLGWMRLRSRSVWPAAIAHGSLNAVSGLALLLGDADAPPNPALAGITGIVGWALLAVVVFVAFRLRPVSAPR
- a CDS encoding adenosylcobinamide-GDP ribazoletransferase gives rise to the protein MSRVRPGAAWWFAVGTLTIFPVPPVPVDRLVAGRAMSLAPFAGMALGVAGSAVFVVAGAASGSPLIGAVLTVGTLAWLTRALHLDGLADLADGLGSGKPARGALDVMKRSDIGPFGVVTLLITLLLQVATLQRAGPFAWAVLVTATATGRLAVTWACRAGVPAARPGGLGALVAGTVRRSAAVAATVVTAAVVALAGLVAVTVAYAGAEPAGLLYRLSDDPCLSVTAGLLLAMAAGLVSAALLRRRAVRRLGGITGDVLGALVETATTATLLAAAVLV